From Pedobacter aquae:
TTTTTTTTGAACATTGAATTTGGAGCAAGAAATAAAGACCAAAGAGTTAAGACTCTGTGTGGCTATAAAAAATGAAAGCAGATCCTTCTTAAATTAAACAAGTATCTCCTGCGCTTCCCTATCCTTTGTCCCAAAGGGACTCCTTGGGAGGAGAGGGACTGAGGGTGAGGCTCTCTATCACATCACCGTCAAGAAAGGCTAGTCATAAAATGTATTTGGTTTAGCATCGTTAAATTTGTGTATGAAGATGAGATTAAGTGTTTTAGACCAAACTCCTATAAGAAAAGGGAGTAGTGCAGAGGAATCTTTACAAGAAAGTATAGCACTTGCCAAATTAACAGATCAATTGGGTTATACCCGCTATTGGCTTAGCGAACATCATAATTCTGCAACTTTAGCAACTGGCTCGCCAGAAATTATGATTGCCCGCTTAGGTGCAGAAACTAAAAAGATACGTTTGGGTTCTGGCGGTATGATGATGCCCAACCACAGCACTTTAAGAGTAGCAGAGAATTTCAGGGTATTGGAAGCCCTTTACCCAAACAGGATAGATTTAGGCATGGGAAGAGCGCCAGGTGGCGACCGCATAACGGCACATTTGCTAAACCCATCTAATAATTTCGACCCTCAAAATTACATTCAGCAGCTTAGAGATTTAAGAGCTTTTTTAAATGATGAACCCATTGAAGGGGTAAGTGAAATTAAAATTAATGCCATCCCTATGATTAGTACATCGCCAGATTTATGGCTTTTAACTTCTAGTGGAGAAAGCGCTTTGTTGGCGGCTTATTTCGGCATGGCTTTATCATTTGCCCAGTTTATTAACCCAAAAGGTGGTCCGGAAGCTATAAAAGCATACAAAGAAAAATTTGTCCCTTCTGATGAATTAAAAGCCCCTCAAACCAGTGTTGGTATTTTTGGTTTTTGTTCTGATGATGAAGAGAAAGTTAAACAAGTACAAGCCTTAATGGATTACCGACTATTAAGCTTTGAAAAAGGTAAATTTAACGAGCGCTTCTCTTACGAAGACATCAAAGATGAGGATTACGATGCGCTAGAATGGAACAGAATTTTATACAACCGCCAAAGAATGGCGATTGGCACACCAGATGAAATGAAAATGAAGCTAGAAAATATCTGTCGTGATTTTGGTACTGATGAAATTATGATTTCTACCTTTACAGATACAGCAGAAGATAGGTTTAAATCTTACGAGCTTTTGGCTGGTTTAATTAATTAAATTACGAAAAGATGGATAAATTCATGGAAGCAGCTTTTGAAGAAGCTAAAAAAGGTTATGAAGAAGGTGGCATCCCCATTGGCTCCGTTTTGGTACACGATGGAAAAATTATAGGAAGAGGCCATAACAAAAGGGTGCAAAAAGGCAGCGTTATTTTACATGGAGAGATGGATGCTTTAGAAAATGCTGGCAGATTATCCGCTAAAATTTATCAAGAATGCACCTTGTATACTACTTTATCACCATGCCCAATGTGTTCTGGAACCATACTTTTATATGGTATCCCAAGGGTAGTTATTGCTGAAAATAAAACTTTTATGGGAGAAGAAGAACTCCTAAGCAGCCGCGGTGTTAAAGTATTGGTTACCCACCATGAAGGTTGCTACCAGTTGATGCAGCAATTTATCAAAGAAAAACCAGGTCTTTGGAATGAGGATATTGGAGTTTAAATATGGAAACACTTCAAAATTTATATCGTTGGCAACAAGATTTAGAAACAAGCACTACAATGCCTGTTTTGTTTATGGGCCACGGTAGCCCCATGAATGCTATTGAAGAAAATGATTTTGTTAACAATTGGAGGAAATTAGCCTTAGAAATACCAGAACCTAAAGCTATTGTTGTTGTATCTGCACATTGGGAAACACGTGGCACTGCCGTTACAGCTGTAGAAAAACCACATACCATACATGATTTTGGTGGTTTCCCTCAAGCTTTGTTTGAGGTACAATACCCTGCCCCAGGAGACCCTGAACTTGCTGAGTTTATAAAAGAAGCGCTTAAGCATTACACACCTGTAGAATTAAACCATATTTGGGGTTTAGACCACGGCACCTGGAGTGTTGTTAAGCATCTTTACCCTCGAGCAAATATTCCAGTTTTACAGTTGAGCTTAGATTATACAAAACCTGCCATTTATCATTATGAACTAGCCAAAGAGCTACAATTATTGCGTAAAAAAGGTGTGCTTATTATTGGTAGCGGCAATATGGTTCATAATTTAAGAATGGTAGCTTGGGATAAACTTAATCAGCCTGGTTTTGGCTATGATTGGGCTTTAGAACTTAATAATACTTTCAAAAGAAATATTATGGAAGGTAACCATACAGCGATGATAAATTTCGAGAATTTTGGTCAGGCTGGTAAATATGCGATTCCAACACCAGAACATTATTTGCCTTTATTATACAGCTTAGGCTTACAAAATAAGCATGATGAAGTAAGTTTCATTAATGATGTTGCCGTTGGTGGTTCATTAACCATGACATCGGTAATCATACAAGCTAATTGATTAAGAGCTTAGCAAGTTTAACTTATTGATGTAAACAATAAGCCAAACTCTTTTAAAGCAAGTTTAATCTAATCTTTTATTCGTGATTTTACCAGAAAGTCTAATTTTCTCTCTAGCGCTATAATTATGTGTCTTCAGGTTTTTAGCTTTTTTCTCATGGAAAGCACCACCCCTTGTTGGGTCATCCTCTTCCTCATCTTCTTTCTTCTTCTTAACCTCTTTTTCGATATACAAATCATCAGGTAAATCCATCAATTGCATTTTTTTACCTTGCTTTTGCTCAAGCTTTTTAATTTGAAGCAATTCTAAATCTGTACATAAAGTAATAGCTAGATTTTCTTTTTGCTCATCGCTTTTCAAGACGACCCTTTGCAAGTAATGGCTATCATCTTCAGGAATATCAAAATGTATAAAAATAGGTAGCTGGCTAAGGTCTAATTGCTCTTCTTGCTGACCAACAACAATTAAAACTCTACTTTTTGGGCTTAGTTTAAAATCCTGAATACTTTTAACACCTACATCACCGTACTCTGGATGGTTTAGGATGATAACTTCCTGCTCATCTGATTTTAAGATGTTTTTATAAGCTGTTTCTGCGTTAAAAGTACTATTAACAAAAACCACTACCTTGTCAAACACCTCTTTATCGGCCAAAAGTAAATACAGTAAATTAAGCTTTGTTTTAAAATTTGGTACCTGATAAAGTATTTGTTCAAGCGTATCTAATTGCTCGTTTCCTAAATCTTCTATTTCTATAAGGTTAGGTATATCAATAAACTGCTCTACTATATGTTGTAATTTAGGATGATAAACTTCTGTAAACACCAAATGCTGTGTTTTTATAATCCCTCTAGCTAATTCAACAACGGGTAATTGCAGTCCTTTTTTGATGATGATATCAGCATCATCCAAAATAAACATTTGTATTTTATTGAGGTTTAAGCCCAGTTTCAGATAAGCTGCTCTTGCTCTATCTGGCGTAGCAACAACAATATCAACACCATCTGTTAATTCTAAAACATGGGTATCTAAACTTGTTTCGCCATTAAAAAGCCCCATGATTCTTAAATTTCTATTTCTATTTAAGGTATGAAAAGTATCAATCAATAACTCGCCGCTTTCTATATCAGGCACTAAAACCAAAACTCTTGGAGCAATTTCTTCAGTAAATTTTAATTTATTTAAAACAGCTAATACCAAAGCGGTAGATTTACCAGCACCTTCTGGCGCAACTGCAATTACATCTTGTCCCCCGTTAATTCTAGTTAAAATTTTTGATTGTAATTCTGTTGGCTGCACAAAGCCTGCGTTAGAAACAGCAATTAGTAACTGTTTAGTAAGTTTTAATTTCTCAAATGATGCCATTGGTACAAAAGTACCTAAAATTGAGCTGTTTTTATTTAGATGTTAACATGTGGAGAATTTATTTTTTGGTATTCTTTAATTTCTACATATTTGTATAAAACACTGGTGATATGCACAAATTATTATCATTACTAAAAAATAAATATTTCCTATCTACAACAGCGTTTTTAGTGTGGATGTTATTTTTTGATAGAAATGATTTGTTATCTCAGTACGAATACCGCTCTCAATTACAAAAATTAGAACAAGAAAAGCAGTTCTACAATCAAGAAATTGCTAAGGTCCAAAAAGATTTGGACGAGTTAACCACTAACAAAGATAAGCTCGAGAAATTTGCAAGAGAGCACTATCTGATGAAAAGA
This genomic window contains:
- a CDS encoding LLM class flavin-dependent oxidoreductase, whose protein sequence is MKMRLSVLDQTPIRKGSSAEESLQESIALAKLTDQLGYTRYWLSEHHNSATLATGSPEIMIARLGAETKKIRLGSGGMMMPNHSTLRVAENFRVLEALYPNRIDLGMGRAPGGDRITAHLLNPSNNFDPQNYIQQLRDLRAFLNDEPIEGVSEIKINAIPMISTSPDLWLLTSSGESALLAAYFGMALSFAQFINPKGGPEAIKAYKEKFVPSDELKAPQTSVGIFGFCSDDEEKVKQVQALMDYRLLSFEKGKFNERFSYEDIKDEDYDALEWNRILYNRQRMAIGTPDEMKMKLENICRDFGTDEIMISTFTDTAEDRFKSYELLAGLIN
- a CDS encoding nucleoside deaminase, whose amino-acid sequence is MDKFMEAAFEEAKKGYEEGGIPIGSVLVHDGKIIGRGHNKRVQKGSVILHGEMDALENAGRLSAKIYQECTLYTTLSPCPMCSGTILLYGIPRVVIAENKTFMGEEELLSSRGVKVLVTHHEGCYQLMQQFIKEKPGLWNEDIGV
- the ygiD gene encoding 4,5-DOPA-extradiol-dioxygenase, with the protein product METLQNLYRWQQDLETSTTMPVLFMGHGSPMNAIEENDFVNNWRKLALEIPEPKAIVVVSAHWETRGTAVTAVEKPHTIHDFGGFPQALFEVQYPAPGDPELAEFIKEALKHYTPVELNHIWGLDHGTWSVVKHLYPRANIPVLQLSLDYTKPAIYHYELAKELQLLRKKGVLIIGSGNMVHNLRMVAWDKLNQPGFGYDWALELNNTFKRNIMEGNHTAMINFENFGQAGKYAIPTPEHYLPLLYSLGLQNKHDEVSFINDVAVGGSLTMTSVIIQAN
- a CDS encoding DEAD/DEAH box helicase, giving the protein MASFEKLKLTKQLLIAVSNAGFVQPTELQSKILTRINGGQDVIAVAPEGAGKSTALVLAVLNKLKFTEEIAPRVLVLVPDIESGELLIDTFHTLNRNRNLRIMGLFNGETSLDTHVLELTDGVDIVVATPDRARAAYLKLGLNLNKIQMFILDDADIIIKKGLQLPVVELARGIIKTQHLVFTEVYHPKLQHIVEQFIDIPNLIEIEDLGNEQLDTLEQILYQVPNFKTKLNLLYLLLADKEVFDKVVVFVNSTFNAETAYKNILKSDEQEVIILNHPEYGDVGVKSIQDFKLSPKSRVLIVVGQQEEQLDLSQLPIFIHFDIPEDDSHYLQRVVLKSDEQKENLAITLCTDLELLQIKKLEQKQGKKMQLMDLPDDLYIEKEVKKKKEDEEEDDPTRGGAFHEKKAKNLKTHNYSAREKIRLSGKITNKRLD
- a CDS encoding FtsB family cell division protein, coding for MHKLLSLLKNKYFLSTTAFLVWMLFFDRNDLLSQYEYRSQLQKLEQEKQFYNQEIAKVQKDLDELTTNKDKLEKFAREHYLMKRDNEDVFVIIEEERKEEQKSLF